Below is a genomic region from Triticum dicoccoides isolate Atlit2015 ecotype Zavitan chromosome 5A, WEW_v2.0, whole genome shotgun sequence.
ccttgagctaaggacacccagtcctcgcccaatcactcaggtaagtcttcaaggtagacttccaaaccttcacagacttcgttcactggagatccacaatgactcttggatgctcagaacgcgatgcctaaccggctggaggattcacagtcctcaagtgtaacaagtcttcagatcacacagacaggaagacttcagtgatgcctaacactctttggctctgggtgtttagggctttgtcctcgcaaggatttctctctcaaaggcttcggaggtgggttgctctcaaacgacaaaagccgtgcactaactctgagcagccaccaatttatggtgtagggggtgggctatttatagccactaggcaacccgacctgatttgtctgaaatgaccctgggtcactaaggaactgacatgtgttccaacagtcagatttcgaaCACAtgcagcaactttacttgggctacaagtaaagctgactcatccagctctggataagatttgttctcattgtcttcgctcgaagacataggattttggttaagcatcactttagtcactctgactttgttcactgggaccccacttaacagtatggtggttcctatgactcaacaaagaagaagaggaaacaacgaaacaactaagtattgctccatagtcttcatgcgatgtcttctcttgtcatagtcttcaatgtgaatatcttcacataccaaatttgtcttcaatgtcttcatacatttttatgggtcatctccggtaggtaaaccgaatcaatgagggactactacctgtgttatcctgcaattctcacaaacacattagtccctcaatcagatttgtcgtcaatactccaaaaccaactaggggtggcactagatgcacttacatggagcaccaaattcgggtaagtaacaggagcGTTCCCTTCAttgacttgctttgcataatgaaaaccTTACCCGCCACAATCTTCTTAAACGCCTGGCGCTAGATGTCTGGGCTGGGGctagatgtccggccgctgtagcaccTTGACATTTCCTCTTGTCGAGTGCCTTCGTCCGCATCCGCGGTAGCTTGGTCTTCATCCTGAGTGTCTCCGAGGTTACTTGCTTGGTACCTAAGCACATAGAGCatctccgcttgaggtagtagtcaTGTCTCATGTGGTTCATATGGAAGCTCATTAAGGAGATATGTCACCTCGGTCTCGATAGCTCCTGCATGTGCTCTTGTCATCGGTCCACTTGGTGCTTGGGGAGGTGATGGTGGGTCCATGTGGATGACCATGGGATGCTTCGCACCAcaaggtgttctcatattgctggtAGACTTGTTACTTTAACAATTCCCATGATTAGGAAAACATTATCACAAACAATACATGAGATAGTCTTAGAAGCGAGACTAGGGATCTCTTTGGCATTTATGTTTCCACACATGCAATTGATTTTTCCTTTGAATATCTTATTCAAGAACCATTTATATTATAGCATAGAAATATAAACTTaattatgaacatggaaatataattctgacattttattattgcctttaggacatattttcaacagtctcccacttgcactaggaccaataatctagttacacccgTTCTCTAACACAAATGGTATTccgatgttgatcatgtttttctcatggtAGAGGCTTTGTCAACGGATATGATACATTCAGGTATGTGTGAATCTTCCATCTCTTATGTCTCCATGATCCAGCAAATCTCGGATTATGTGGAACTGAAGTTCAATATGTTTGGATGTCTAGTGGGACCTTGGTTCCATAACTTGGGCCATGGCGCCACTAATACCATAGTAGACATCCATGGGATCCAACAAACTAGGAACCACACCAAGCTCAGTAATGAacttttgaaagtgcaactaacccgcaggtagttttggtaattgataacaacaTATACATCATTGAACTAATGCCTACTTAAAGAATATTGCAGGAAAGTTCAATTTAGGTATGGAAATGGGAtgtgaatgtggacccctcaaaatgcaaaggataAACATTGACAAAGCTTCAAGACTCTGCagttttggttaagtgatccaagatctcacttactccataggaaaagccaatactattaaaagggcatGAGGTTCTGATCATGTACTAGCTGCTCAAGTGCTTGCTCTAAAATCCTCAACCACACACTCACATTCACCTATGTCCAAAACCCTAAAGTCTATCTCGATCCCACTGAATCACTCCTATCCAGACCCATCGAGaaacacttgacatagccactgccaaaccctagcaactcGGTCCCAACTGATACTACCCTTTGGTCCCACTTAAGAGCACTTGCCAACCTTATGTTTCGTATCGACTTCATCTCTGAAATTCCGAGTGGTTTCGATCGGTCTCACGGGAGTGTGGAAAGTGATAAGGTCATCACCCATTCACTGAGTTGTTCCATCCGGTCTCACCGAAAATCTTAAAGTTCAGAACTTTTGTACTAGTCGGTCCACCGAGTAGTACCTAAAGTTGTGTAACTGCTAGATTTTTGGTGCTGCCTATATATATACCCCCACCCTTTCCACCAACTCTAAGAGATCAACCAGGACAGAACTACCACTTCCCATATCCAAttcctgagagagaaccacctacaattGTGTTGAAATCAAGGGGATTCCACTCCAATCTTCgatccttgatttctagcctccccaagttgctttccactccaataCTTCTCCTAccacatagccaaatctgtgagagagtgattgagtgttgaggagactatctttttaagcacaagagcaaggagttcatcgtcaacaacatctattaccttttggagagtggtataTCCTAGGTTGGTTTggtctcacttgggagcctccaagcttgtgcagttgaaccaaggagtttgtaagggcaaggaaattGCGTACTTCATGaagatcaacatggatgtatgatagcaccacctatcaaaaccaTGCCAAAAATATTGCGTTTGATTTTCTTCGACCCCTCCTTTACGTTCATATGCAAAGTCTTTACTTTCTACTTCCTACTATCTAGAATTTCATGTGTAGGGTGTAACAAGACCtacttgggaaaaggctaagtttttatttggcaaagtagtctaatcaccctccttTAGATCTACCTGCGATCCTACAACTTCTTAACCCAATAGCCCTCATTCATAGTTTCTAAAGCAGCCATACAATCCACCCCCATTGTAAATTCTAACTATGTTGTTCTTAGAACCTGAACTACCCTTAGAACACAACACCGTCACCAAGGTACAACATGCAACCGGGCGATCAGCTCTTGCGCCACCAACAAGTGTTGCTAGACATGCCCGACCTAGAGGCGCTACAACTTTGCAGGTGTCGGGCAGTAGCATTGAGATGATACATGATGCGGCGGAAAGGATCCTCAACCTGGTCGGCAGAGTGCTGCTTCCGCTCTACTAGGAAGGTGTTAGGGCACCAAAGGCAAGGCTTTCAAGCAACCAACAATTTCCCTTAAGTGACCTCAAGGTTTATCACAAGAGCTACACACAACCAATGATCGGTACCTACACAGACAGGATAAACTTCCGTGTGCTCGCAACAACACTAGCGAGGTTGTCAATCTCACTCTCTTTGCTAGTTATAAAAGGAATTAAAACACAAGTGTGTACATATAGAAATTGACAAAAATGTAAAACAAGGAATCAGAAGAACATTGATTGTGGTTGAAAACTTTATGGAAGAGATAGGACCGGGGTCCATAGGTTCACCAGTGGTCTCTCTCAAAAAGATAAGCAACAATATGGTAAACAAATTATAGTTGGACAATGATTAAGTTGCAATATTTTTAAGTATGACTATTCATTGCATAATCAACATATGAGCATCACGTCCATAAATCCATAGACCGTTATCCAACTGCATGTATAACTAATACTCCACCCAAAGATCACTATCCACCATGCATTTCAAAGTATTAAGTAAACAGAGTATTGCATTAAGTATGATGACATGAAGTAGATGATATATTGTCTTCACCCTACGTTCAAGGACATCTACACAATGATATTTTTATCCCTAGTGGCAACAACATCAATACAAAGCTTTTTCCACTTTCTATCACCATGATAGCTTACTTGCACGGTTGAACCCAACCATCATACACACCTCCCTCTATTGATCAGACCCCAAACTTGGCAAGAGAAATAACGAATAGATCAGAGAGCATATATGAATAAGAATTATGTAGCGAAAAAATCAAATAGATCTTAAGATAGTTCATGAATAAATCTGATCACAAAGAGACAATTCATCATATCCCTACAAACACAAAGCAAAAATTTCATCAGATGAATCACAATCATGTAGGGCAGTTCATGTGATCTTTGTGTTgagaaatgagagagagagagaggagagagagagagagaacaatctAGTGTTACTGACCCATAGTCCAAAGGAAACTACTCACGAGCAATAATGATGGCGTTGAACTTGATGGAGATGGGCatcgtgatgatttccccctcttgcAGAGTACCGAAAAATTCCCTCCATAATGGATTGAGATGAAACAGAGATGTGTGGAGGGGAAACGTTTgggtgacaaattcttgatggtttTGGGAAGTATATAAAGAAACTATAACCGAGAAGCGGTGGATCGGAGTCCTAGGGGTCAACgcggcagggggacgcaccccctgttggggaacgttgcagaaaacaaaaattttcctacggtttcaccaagatccatctatgagttcatctagcaacgagtgatcggattgcatctacatacctttgtagatcacgcgcggaagcgttcaaagaacggggatgaggaagtcgtactcgacgtgatccaaatcaccggagatcctagcgccgaacggacggcacctctgtgttcaacacacgtacggtcagcatgacgtctcctccttcttgatccagcaagggggaaggagaggttgatgaagatccagcagcacgacggcgtggtggtggatgcaggggtcaccgcagcagggcttcgccgttctactacgagagggagaggtgtagcaggggagagggaggcgccaagactcaagggcgtggctgcccctccctccccccctttatataggctcccctagggggcgccggccctaggagatgggatctcctaggggggcggcggccaagggtggagtagcccccaaggcaagtggggcgcccccccctctagggtttccaaccctaggcgcagggggtgggccaaggggggcgcgccagcccactatgggctggttcccctccccacttcagcccatggggccctccgggatgggtggccccacccggtggacccccgggacccttccggtggtcccggtaaaataccggtgacccctgaaactctcccgatggccgaaattgcacttcctatatataattattcacctccggaccattccggaactcctcgtgatgtacgggatctcatccgggaccccgaacaactttagggttactgcatattcatatctctacaaccctagcgtcaccgaaccttaagtgtgtagaccctacgggttcgggagacatgtagacatgaccgagatggctctccggtcaataaccaacaacgggatctggatacccatattggctcccacatgctcctcgatgatctcatcggatgaaccacgatgtcgaggattcaagcaaccccgtatacaattccctttgtcaatcggtatgtcacttgcccgagattcgatcgtcggtatcccaatacctcgttcaatctcgttaccggcaagtcactttactcgtaccgtaatgcatgatcccgtgaccagacacttggtcactttgagctcattatgatgatgcattaccgagtgggccctgagatacctctccgtcatacggaatgacaaatgccagtcttgatccgtgtcaacccaacagacactttcggagatacccgtagtatacctttatagtcacccagttatgttgtgacgtttggtacacccaaagcactcctacggtatccgggagttacacgatctcatggtctaaggaaaagatacttgacattggaaaaactctagcaaacgaactatacgatcttgtgctatgtttaggattgggtcttgtccatcacatcattctcctaatgatgtgatctcgttatcaatgacgtccaatgtccatagtcaggaaaccatgactatctgttgatcaacgagctagttaactagaggcttactagggacatgttggtgtctaagtattcacacatgtattacgatttccggataacataattatagcatgaataaaagacaattatcatgaacaaggaaatataataataatgcttttactattgcctctagggcatatttccaacaccccctaGGGCACGTGGGGGCGGCAAGTGGGGCCCCTAGTTACCCCCGGGCTATGTCGGTTGCTGTTGGAACCCTCTAAACTTGAAAATTTCTCTGATTCTTTTCTCGATTTTTTTGAGCCCGATAAAATTTATTTCTCTACAAATTCCAAGCCAACAAAAAAACTCacactagattaataggttagtccagacTAATAATAAAAATGTATTTAAATATGTGATAAAACTATGCTAATTTAATATAGATATTGACATGAAAAAAgcaaaaattaaagatacgtttGAGATGTATCAAGTGCCAAGCTTCGTCGACCAACTGCAAGAATCCCTTAGGTTGCGACCACAATCTCTCAAAGTGAAATAGGCGCGCCCTGATGAAACGGGCAATGTAGTCGACGAGTAGAGGGAAATGATCTGACGCGTTGTAGGAGAGAAATCTGAGCAAGCAGTGAGGGTCTGCCACCTCCTAGGTAGGAGTGCATAGCACACGATCGTTGCACACGGTAGTACGGGAGTCATGCTCATTAGGTTATGTGTAGTGATGACTATGCAACTAAATGTCCCGAAGCTCCCTCATCCGCAAGGAAACGCCGGAAGTGATTCGTGGTACGATGGTTGATGCAAGAATTGTTCTTGTCTTTGACGGTTGATGCATGAACTTTATATTGAACCGGGCAACTCAAGCTTGATTGCAATGATGTTGGAGTAAGTTATGACTGCGACTTCGTCGACGGTGATCTTCCATGACTGCAGAATTTTGAGTCCAGGATTCACTAAATGTATGAACATTGCGATCAAAATGCCAACGCGTTGGCCCATTTGATAGCGAGGAATAGTTTTCAACCGTCCATTTCATGTATTTGGGATGATGATCTATTGGTGTTATATCAATGAGCATGGTAAATAAAATATCTACTTTTACCAATGAATAAAGTTTTGATGCAGAGGCCCCAGGTTTTAACCTCTTTCTCCAAACAAGAAAACAATGAATAAAGCTAGCCGAATGACATTCCCTAAAAAATCACAAAGGAACGTGCATAACATGTACTCATTTCTTCCGTGGACCAAATGCACTTTGTTTCAGTTATGTTCATGACACTCAAGGTCAACGCTCAAAACCAACAAACAAACAACCAGCAGCACTCCACCATTTAATATCATATCTTTTCCCCTACGCTTATCCCAGCCAATACTTACAGTTACATCGCAGGGTCACTTAGTAGTAGAACCAATAATTGTACCTATTTCTTAGTCGATAAAATTTTCTTGTCTATGTACTTGTACGAATCTAGAAATGATTATGAATCTCACTTTTTAGCATCGATCTAGGAATGGTTACGAACCTCACTATTTAGATCAAGTATTTAGCACCGATTTAATTTTTGCAAATGCAAAAAATCTGACATTAGATTTTTAAGTATGTCAGGTCGCACATTTTTTATGGCAAATTACATGCCACGGGTATGTACAACTTTTTGCAGCACCAGCATGGCAAATTCTCAAAATAAAAAATAGTGAACATGCCAGGATTTGACATGCGTGCTGAAGAGAATTGCCATGTTGGTGACGCGTAATTTATCATAAAAAACATTCGATTTGCCATGTTTAAAAATCTGACATCATGTTTGCAGCGGGCTCCTCTTTTGATTCGTCTGAAAAATATAGCAAAATAGTCTCGAAATAGTTCTGACCAGCTGGGACAGAGAGTTATATTTCTTTAGATGAGCTGGAACAGGGAGTTGACTATTGGCCAGTTCATATGCTTAGAGTAGTTGCAACTTGCGGGTGATGCAAAGTTCCGGATCAGGCATGTTCATCTCCTCCACAAACTCAATTTACATTCTTTTTTTGTCATCTATTACGTGAGTTGGAAACAGACTAGATCGAATGGAGGCTCACGCCGGCCGTTGACCTTCCATTTCATGATGCATATATAATTTGTATACATGCTACTCTGTCTCAAGCATTTGACCTTTATCCCGTTCTTAATTTCCTACCCCTGCAATGAGGGAAGGCAAGCCTGATCCGGCCATCGCCGTCTTCCTCGCCGCCCTCTTCGTTGCGTCGGCGGTGCCCCTGATCAACGGAGCCGACGGGGAAGAGCCCGTAACGCAGCTGTCGAACGGCTTCACCGCGACGCACTTGGCCGACGCGCCGGGGCGGTTCGAGCCGGTGCTGTACTCGCACAACGGCGTCTTCGCCTTCGGCTTCCTCCGCGTCGGCTCGGCGTCCCtggacctcgccgtcgtccacctgccTTCGTCCTTCCCACTCTGGCGTGCCACGCCGGACCGTGTCGCCGACTGGTCGCGGCCGGCTAGGCTCTCCTTCGACAGCCGCCTGGTCCTCACCGTCCCCAGGGTCGGCGAGCTCTGGAGCACCCTCAACGTCGTCGGCGATACGGTCGCGCTCCTCAACTCGTCCGACCTCGTCATCCGGCTCTTCAACGGGCGCGGTACGCCTTGGCGTAGCTTTGAAAACCCATCGGACACGCTCGTCCTAGGCCAGAACTTCACCATGTCCTCGCCGCCGCTCATCTCCAAGAACCGCCGCTTCTCTCTGCGGTTCGCCAAGACGTACATGGCGCTGTACATGGAGTTCTACGGTGGAAGCAAGAGGCCGATGTACTGGCAGTACACGGCTCGCGAGGCCCAGCCAGAGAACGCAACGCAGCCGCCGGTGTACGGACGCCTGGACAGCCGCGGCTTCTTCGGGTTCTACCTCCTGGGTGGCGACCAGAGCGTCGACATGCTTGCGTTCGACACATTCGTCCGGAACCTCACCGGCGCCTTTCGGCGGATGACCCTGGACGACGACGGCAACCTCCGCGCATACTACTGGACAGAGGGCTCCAAAGCTTGGACCTCCGACTACAAGGCCATTTCCGGGCCGTGCGAGCTGCCGACCTCGTGCGGCGCTTACGGCCTGTGCGTGCCCGGAGGAGCGCCCAGGTGCCAGTGTCTCATCAACAGCACCGCACCGATCGCCCCGCAATGCCGCGCCGAGGAGTCCACCGACCTCTGCGGGGGCGGCGGGGGGCAGCTGTTCGACGTTGTGCGGCGGAACCGGGTGTCACTGGCGTACAAGGAGCAGCTGCCGTTCGAGACGTACAAGACGGCGGCGGAGTGCGAGCAGTCGTGCGCGGCCAGCTGCAGCTGCTGGGGCGCGGTGTACAACGGCGGGAGCGGGTACTGCTACCTCGTCGACTTTCCCGTGGAGACGGTGGTGTACGAGGCCGACGACCGGAAGGTGGGCTATTTCAAGATCAGGAAGGCGCGACAGCATAGCGCAGCGGGGCGGGGCATGTCGCCAGGCGTGACAGCCGCGGTGGTGGTTGCGTCGCTGGTCCTGGCGAGCCTGGCCGTGGCCGGGGCGTACGTCGGGTGGCAGCGGTGGCTGCGGCAACGGCGGGCTGGCGGTGTGGGGATGGAGCAGGAGCTGACGCCGGGCCATTACAGGGACCTCAAGTCCATGGACAGCCCAAACAATTCCTTCAAGACGTGATCGGTGCGACTGTATTGAAGCTGAACCCATCGCCCGGACGTTGCGCGCTCGATCGATCGGTACCATGCCCATGCCATACGGATTGCTGAGCTGCAGAGCTTGGAGAAAGAGGATTGATGGCTGCAGCCAGCTCTGCTCCATTCAGAATTACATAGGTTTCAGAAACTTATTTTTTTTTACGTAAGGGATCGTAGTGACGTAGTCCATCCATCGTGTAGGCTTTTTCGTTCCCATTCTTTTCACCATCTCTGTATCTGAAGTTCTGAACATGTATGCTCAATCGTGTATAAGTATCCGGTGGAGATTTCAACATCATGCATTGCCAAGAAAAGAGCAAACGATAATCTTGATGCAAGATATCCTTTTATATTTAATGTTATAATTGAAAGTATGAACCTAATTAAGGGAAGTCGTTCTCTTTGGCAAGTAATCTTTGAAAGAAAATCTAGTATGTCCTAAGTGGGTTTTTGGTGTGATGACAAGTGATTAGGGGGCTAATGAACATGGTGACTTGTTTGAACAGTTTTAGCCTCATACATAAAAGATGTGGCATCTATTTGACTTCAAGCTTCATTTAAGAACACCACAACCACACTATTAAGAGAGGCTGCACAAGGTATGAGGTGGATTCATGGGCCAAATTCATCTTATTTCATCGCCTTTATACCTGAGACAAAGCCCCAAAGTGCTCCGGGCCAATGTAGTGCTTTGATTCATTTAACCGAACATCCTGTATACCAGCCCAGAGATCTATGTCTTCTAGCATACATATCACTTTATTCAAATCCAAACAACAACATTTTACACTAACAGTAGACACACAAAAATACAGTCTCATGAGCCACGGGGGTTCGATTACGACAATCTTAAAAGAGGCCAGGGCAGCAAACTATTTTACATTATCTATCACTAATCATGGGGCATCAGAAACTAGTAGCACAAGACACAAGAGAGCAATACataggtgatactccaatccttaggGACACTGTTGGACACTTCCTAATTCACGACATCAAATTCCGTACCGTATGTATATAACCTCAcgcattgtaacgccctcgatgcggctatatctcctacgtgtcgaagcacgacttagaggcataaccgcattgaaagcaatgtcgcaagtgaggtaatcttcacacaacccatgtaaaacataagggaaagagatacatagttggcttacaatcgccacttcacacaagtacatgaataaagcattacatcatccagatacaatcaaggtccgactacggaaccaaaataaaagaagaaccccaaatgcgacaaaggtccccgatcgaccccaactgggctccactactgatcaactaaaacgaaacaacacaaagggcaagatcttcatcgagctcctccttgagcttggttgcgtcatctgcacggactcaacggcacctgcaagctggttttggaagtatctgtgagccacggggactcagcaatctcgcacccgcgagatcaagactatttaagcttatgggtaaggtaaaggtatgaggtggagctgcagcaagcgactagcatatatggtggctaacatacgcaaatgagagcgagaagagaaggcaaagcacggtcgataaaggtatg
It encodes:
- the LOC119300836 gene encoding PAN domain-containing protein At5g03700-like, which translates into the protein MREGKPDPAIAVFLAALFVASAVPLINGADGEEPVTQLSNGFTATHLADAPGRFEPVLYSHNGVFAFGFLRVGSASLDLAVVHLPSSFPLWRATPDRVADWSRPARLSFDSRLVLTVPRVGELWSTLNVVGDTVALLNSSDLVIRLFNGRGTPWRSFENPSDTLVLGQNFTMSSPPLISKNRRFSLRFAKTYMALYMEFYGGSKRPMYWQYTAREAQPENATQPPVYGRLDSRGFFGFYLLGGDQSVDMLAFDTFVRNLTGAFRRMTLDDDGNLRAYYWTEGSKAWTSDYKAISGPCELPTSCGAYGLCVPGGAPRCQCLINSTAPIAPQCRAEESTDLCGGGGGQLFDVVRRNRVSLAYKEQLPFETYKTAAECEQSCAASCSCWGAVYNGGSGYCYLVDFPVETVVYEADDRKVGYFKIRKARQHSAAGRGMSPGVTAAVVVASLVLASLAVAGAYVGWQRWLRQRRAGGVGMEQELTPGHYRDLKSMDSPNNSFKT